From Alteromonas sp. RKMC-009, one genomic window encodes:
- a CDS encoding VOC family protein, whose amino-acid sequence MKLRSIEMVLPEADKAADFLVNVWGTRLAAVQNNTHYIRGSGTFPYLVALEEGDSKYVRSVTFVCDNNELTALKERVAQSGFPCRPEACTDLGGGEGIVVELPEGELLRFLVNAEEVDALDDDDLPVKLTHVVFNATDAERTADIVEKVLNFRVSDRTKGMVFVRCNDSHHSTAFARAGFSSLNHIAFEMQDMDAVMRGVGRLRDDKRTPAWGPGRHGPGDNVFAYYIAPFGAVVEFSTAVEKVPEDYKVGAPEDWTWPENRIDQWGMSDKDFAGLKVAEETFRFHRTWQPAPLN is encoded by the coding sequence ATGAAACTACGCAGTATAGAAATGGTGCTGCCGGAAGCAGATAAAGCCGCAGATTTCCTTGTGAATGTGTGGGGCACCAGACTTGCGGCTGTGCAAAACAACACACATTACATTCGCGGCTCCGGCACATTCCCTTATCTGGTTGCGCTGGAAGAAGGCGACAGCAAGTATGTACGCAGCGTTACCTTTGTGTGTGACAACAATGAACTGACTGCCCTGAAAGAACGTGTCGCTCAGTCCGGCTTCCCTTGCCGGCCTGAAGCGTGCACTGACCTGGGCGGTGGTGAAGGCATTGTTGTTGAATTGCCGGAAGGTGAATTATTGCGTTTTCTGGTGAATGCAGAAGAAGTCGATGCGCTGGACGATGACGATTTGCCGGTAAAACTGACGCATGTGGTATTCAATGCCACCGATGCAGAACGCACGGCTGATATTGTGGAAAAAGTGCTTAATTTCCGCGTGTCAGACCGCACCAAAGGCATGGTATTCGTACGCTGCAACGACTCCCACCACAGCACGGCTTTTGCCCGCGCAGGGTTCAGCTCTCTGAATCACATTGCCTTTGAGATGCAGGATATGGACGCGGTGATGCGCGGTGTCGGCCGGTTGCGTGACGATAAACGCACTCCTGCCTGGGGCCCCGGCCGTCACGGACCGGGTGACAACGTGTTTGCCTATTACATCGCGCCTTTCGGTGCGGTAGTAGAGTTTTCTACCGCCGTTGAGAAAGTGCCGGAAGATTACAAAGTGGGTGCGCCGGAAGACTGGACGTGGCCGGAAAACCGCATCGATCAATGGGGCATGTCTGACAAAGATTTCGCCGGGCTGAAAGTCGCTGAAGAAACCTTCCGCTTTCACCGCACATGGCAACCCGCGCCGCTGAATTAA
- a CDS encoding fumarylacetoacetate hydrolase family protein — protein MKYVSFTTASGQQGFGRLDGDVITDLSAQAADLKTAITEDTLSSLNSETTLSLADVTLGPVVPNPDKVFCVGHNYETHRQETGRAATDHPSIFVRFADSLSGHNQPIVMPKVSTQLDFEGELAVIIGKGGRYISEQDAMSHVAGYACFNDASVRDWQWHTRQFTPGKNFPTTGPFGPYMVTPDEAGDLSEVQVTTRLNDDIVQQQPIGDMIFPIATVIAYISSFTPLKPGDVIASGTPGGVGAKRNPPLWMKPGDTVSVEIGPMGKLVNTITAE, from the coding sequence ATGAAATACGTAAGCTTTACTACCGCCAGTGGCCAACAGGGCTTTGGCCGTCTTGACGGTGATGTGATCACCGATTTATCTGCACAGGCAGCTGATTTAAAAACGGCCATTACTGAAGACACCCTGTCATCGCTGAACAGCGAAACGACGCTCAGCCTGGCTGATGTCACATTAGGTCCGGTTGTGCCGAATCCTGATAAAGTATTCTGTGTGGGGCATAACTACGAGACTCACAGACAGGAAACAGGCCGCGCTGCCACTGATCATCCGTCAATTTTCGTGCGCTTTGCAGATTCCCTGTCTGGTCACAATCAGCCCATCGTGATGCCAAAGGTGTCAACGCAGCTGGATTTCGAAGGTGAACTGGCTGTGATCATCGGCAAAGGTGGCCGTTATATTTCTGAGCAGGATGCCATGTCTCATGTTGCCGGCTATGCCTGTTTCAATGATGCGTCTGTACGTGACTGGCAGTGGCACACCCGCCAGTTTACACCGGGCAAAAATTTCCCGACTACCGGCCCGTTCGGTCCTTACATGGTAACGCCGGACGAAGCCGGTGACCTTTCTGAGGTGCAGGTCACTACGCGCCTGAACGACGACATCGTGCAACAACAGCCCATCGGCGATATGATTTTCCCAATCGCAACGGTGATTGCGTATATTTCCAGCTTCACACCGCTGAAACCGGGTGACGTGATTGCCAGCGGCACACCGGGCGGTGTTGGCGCGAAACGCAATCCGCCACTGTGGATGAAGCCGGGCGATACGGTGTCGGTGGAAATTGGTCCTATGGGCAAGCTGGTGAATACCATCACCGCTGAGTAG
- a CDS encoding alpha/beta hydrolase, translating into MENTAVSEQIRRLGRELGPPVMEGLLAILGDEQRQLVAKQPASAVDVAYGDHERHVLDIYGAGSQNGVSKPVFVFVHGGGFLKGDKGDGERWYNACVGRMAAEQGWLGVVINYRLAPDFAWPAGGEDVTRVVSWLKSNVAQYGGDADNIILCGTSAGACHVATYLQLNSGKADITGAVLLSGLYGITPLDDRDTLYYGDAADYGTRKPLPALIKTSVPLFIACTELDPERFQKECIGLLQERLQANHILDRSMLLSGHNHYSVAGHLGTSDTRLRDEISSFVRSL; encoded by the coding sequence ATGGAAAACACCGCGGTAAGTGAACAAATCCGCCGTCTGGGTCGTGAACTCGGCCCGCCCGTGATGGAAGGTCTGTTGGCCATTCTGGGTGACGAGCAACGTCAGCTGGTGGCAAAACAGCCCGCCAGTGCCGTTGATGTGGCATATGGCGACCACGAGCGTCATGTGCTGGATATTTATGGCGCAGGCAGTCAAAACGGTGTGTCAAAGCCGGTATTCGTTTTTGTTCACGGTGGCGGTTTTCTGAAAGGCGATAAGGGCGATGGCGAGCGCTGGTATAACGCCTGCGTGGGCCGTATGGCAGCAGAACAGGGCTGGCTGGGTGTCGTAATCAATTATCGCCTGGCTCCTGATTTTGCCTGGCCTGCCGGTGGCGAAGATGTTACCCGCGTGGTCAGCTGGCTTAAGTCCAATGTGGCTCAGTATGGCGGTGATGCTGATAACATCATCCTGTGCGGTACATCCGCCGGCGCATGCCATGTAGCGACTTATCTGCAACTGAACTCGGGTAAAGCAGACATCACCGGTGCGGTGTTATTGTCCGGTTTGTACGGCATAACTCCGCTGGATGACCGTGACACTCTGTACTATGGTGATGCCGCAGATTACGGAACGCGTAAACCTTTGCCAGCATTAATTAAAACTTCTGTACCCCTGTTTATTGCCTGTACAGAGCTCGACCCCGAACGCTTCCAGAAGGAGTGCATCGGTTTATTACAAGAGCGATTGCAGGCAAATCATATCCTCGACAGAAGCATGCTCCTGTCCGGACATAATCACTATTCAGTGGCCGGCCATCTGGGTACATCCGATACCCGTTTACGGGATGAAATCAGTTCGTTTGTCAGAAGCCTGTAA
- a CDS encoding ATP-binding protein, whose protein sequence is MRQKVKLVGLGKQIALSMVTIAIGVSLIMFATSYVFFYLLDKYWPEYLPQEMSLIPTLPEVIWMMVITSVGVSMAAFFAYHLSKEILGPLNSLLISIKSVAEGDLSSKIELDDRCMKETSLLVDNFNGLVDKLKTAADEQHFWNAAIAHELRTPVTILQGRIQGLADGIFEPDKAQFDNLLNQVTRLSRIIEDLRVVSLSEHEHLAITPESTDIANELAHLVALCQPQFLVSGHTVSATYNHRFAWCDPQRFQQAMLALFDNITKHANSGPINIRTDKAGDFVTIEIEDAGPGIPEGEELTIFSAFRKASVNKRHNGSGLGLAVVAAIVHAHGGHVSYRRNLSGGSIFSLMLPATGKPIKH, encoded by the coding sequence ATGCGACAAAAAGTAAAACTCGTTGGTTTAGGTAAGCAAATTGCGTTGTCTATGGTGACCATTGCGATTGGTGTGTCGCTTATTATGTTTGCGACCTCCTATGTCTTTTTCTACTTACTGGACAAATATTGGCCTGAGTATTTACCACAGGAGATGTCTTTAATTCCGACACTACCAGAAGTGATCTGGATGATGGTAATCACTTCCGTTGGGGTTTCTATGGCGGCATTCTTCGCCTATCACCTGTCAAAAGAAATTCTTGGTCCGCTAAATTCATTATTAATATCTATTAAATCTGTCGCGGAAGGGGACCTTTCATCAAAAATCGAGTTAGATGACAGGTGCATGAAGGAAACTTCACTGCTGGTAGACAATTTCAACGGGTTAGTGGATAAGCTCAAAACCGCAGCCGACGAGCAACATTTCTGGAATGCAGCAATTGCGCATGAACTGAGAACCCCGGTGACCATTCTTCAGGGGCGTATTCAGGGGCTGGCCGACGGCATATTTGAGCCGGATAAAGCCCAGTTCGACAACTTGCTGAATCAGGTTACCCGCCTGAGTAGAATTATCGAAGATTTGCGTGTTGTCAGTCTTTCTGAACACGAACACCTGGCTATTACGCCTGAAAGCACAGATATCGCGAACGAACTGGCGCATTTGGTCGCACTTTGCCAACCACAGTTTTTGGTATCAGGCCATACAGTTTCAGCGACATATAATCACAGATTTGCCTGGTGCGACCCGCAACGGTTTCAACAAGCGATGTTGGCCCTCTTCGACAATATCACTAAGCACGCCAACTCCGGCCCTATTAACATACGAACCGATAAAGCGGGTGATTTTGTCACCATTGAGATTGAGGATGCAGGCCCGGGTATTCCTGAAGGTGAAGAATTAACCATATTTTCTGCGTTCAGAAAGGCATCTGTGAATAAACGCCATAACGGCAGTGGCCTCGGGCTTGCTGTGGTTGCAGCCATCGTTCATGCACACGGAGGTCACGTAAGCTATCGTAGAAATTTAAGTGGCGGCAGCATTTTCTCACTTATGCTTCCCGCCACGGGTAAACCTATAAAGCACTAA
- a CDS encoding response regulator, with amino-acid sequence MSEKAVKSRILVVDDEPEIVSILAAYLNKSGYDVISAPDGVTALSLHASGKPDLVLLDIQMPEKDGWQVLSEIRANYQTPVIMLTAMDQDIDKLTGLRIGADDYIVKPFNPAEVVARVSAVLRRTMTVADVATSTVISIPPLEINTDDFTVKVKTLTYEGLLQPTLTEFRILLEMARKPSKVFTRSTLLEQCLPENETLERTVDSHISKLRKKLEKCGVEGFMVGVRGVGYKLCDKK; translated from the coding sequence ATGTCAGAAAAAGCCGTTAAATCCCGAATTTTGGTGGTGGACGATGAACCTGAGATCGTCAGTATTCTTGCAGCCTATCTGAATAAGTCAGGTTATGATGTTATCTCTGCACCCGATGGTGTTACCGCATTGTCACTCCACGCGTCCGGTAAGCCAGACCTGGTATTGCTGGATATTCAGATGCCGGAAAAAGATGGCTGGCAGGTACTTTCTGAAATCAGGGCAAACTATCAAACGCCGGTAATCATGTTAACTGCCATGGATCAGGATATCGATAAGCTAACAGGGCTACGGATTGGCGCTGATGATTACATCGTAAAACCTTTCAATCCTGCCGAGGTTGTCGCCAGGGTGAGTGCTGTATTACGCCGCACAATGACTGTGGCTGACGTTGCTACTTCCACGGTTATCAGTATTCCTCCTCTGGAAATCAATACAGACGATTTTACCGTGAAAGTTAAAACCCTTACTTATGAGGGGTTACTTCAACCTACGTTAACCGAATTCAGAATATTGCTGGAAATGGCCCGGAAACCTTCAAAGGTATTCACCCGGTCCACTTTGCTGGAACAGTGTTTGCCCGAAAATGAAACTCTGGAGCGAACCGTTGACAGCCATATCAGTAAGCTTCGGAAAAAGCTTGAGAAATGCGGTGTAGAAGGGTTTATGGTTGGCGTGAGAGGCGTGGGATATAAGCTATGCGACAAAAAGTAA
- a CDS encoding efflux RND transporter periplasmic adaptor subunit, giving the protein MKREFTSIALLCLLALAGCSEPSSEKYQPRMAVNVAAVKVSAQPFTVFYDLPARVVALRTAEIRPQVSGIITGRLFEQGTTVEKGQPLFQIEAAPFRAEVNTAKAALARSEAALALAENQLKRLNELKQSGSVSVQSVDEAFYQRDQLKAEVQQAQATLERRQLDLDFTVIKAPIAGRVDEELVSVGGLVTALGTTPLAIIRQVDDVYVDVRQKASLLSEMRTAINQLKKTQNSPASISISDSNGNLLSENGSLLFTSMKVNENSGDLLIRLQADNADQTLIPGMFVRASIPSQYYENALLIPQQAVVRSMGNTQIWMVDADGQASLQTVDLGSLKDGHYLVHSGLKPGDEIVVSGGDKLQEGMSVSVSPAEDTSLVSRVKQGKQ; this is encoded by the coding sequence ATGAAAAGAGAATTTACTTCAATAGCGTTACTCTGCCTGCTTGCTCTGGCAGGGTGTAGTGAACCATCGTCAGAAAAATATCAGCCCCGAATGGCCGTCAACGTAGCCGCGGTGAAGGTTTCGGCGCAGCCTTTTACTGTTTTCTATGATTTGCCTGCCCGGGTAGTTGCGCTTAGAACCGCTGAAATAAGACCTCAGGTGAGTGGCATTATTACCGGGCGTCTCTTTGAGCAGGGGACCACCGTGGAAAAAGGTCAGCCGCTGTTTCAAATCGAAGCGGCCCCCTTCAGAGCTGAAGTTAACACCGCAAAAGCAGCACTGGCACGAAGTGAGGCCGCACTTGCCCTGGCAGAAAATCAGTTGAAGCGTCTTAATGAGCTTAAACAGTCAGGTTCAGTGAGTGTGCAATCGGTTGACGAGGCATTCTATCAGCGGGATCAACTTAAGGCGGAAGTACAACAGGCTCAGGCAACACTGGAGAGGCGTCAGTTGGACTTGGATTTTACCGTAATTAAAGCACCTATCGCGGGTCGCGTAGATGAAGAGCTTGTCTCAGTGGGCGGACTGGTTACAGCACTGGGTACCACACCGCTGGCAATCATCAGGCAGGTCGATGATGTGTATGTTGATGTTCGCCAGAAAGCTTCTCTGCTGAGCGAAATGAGAACAGCGATTAATCAACTTAAGAAAACGCAAAACTCACCGGCTTCTATCAGTATTTCGGACAGTAACGGCAACCTGCTTTCTGAAAACGGCAGCCTGCTGTTTACCAGTATGAAAGTGAATGAGAACAGCGGCGATTTGCTCATTCGGTTACAGGCTGACAATGCGGATCAGACATTGATTCCGGGTATGTTCGTACGTGCCAGCATTCCTTCTCAATATTACGAGAATGCGCTGCTAATCCCACAGCAAGCGGTAGTAAGAAGTATGGGGAACACCCAAATCTGGATGGTGGATGCTGACGGGCAAGCCAGCTTACAAACCGTGGATTTAGGAAGCCTGAAAGACGGGCACTATCTGGTACATTCCGGATTGAAACCGGGTGACGAAATCGTTGTTTCCGGTGGCGATAAACTGCAGGAAGGCATGAGCGTATCGGTGAGTCCTGCTGAAGACACATCGCTTGTTAGCCGGGTTAAGCAGGGTAAACAGTAA
- a CDS encoding multidrug efflux RND transporter permease subunit translates to MPQFFIERPVFAWVISLFIVLGGILAIPGLPIERYPSVAPPSVNIYATYPGATPQTMNDAVLSLIERELSGVENLLYYESSADTSGMAQITVTFEPGTNPQLAQVDVQNKIKAVEPRLPQAVRQNGLTVESASSGFLMMIGLQSEANTWSEVELSNYMARNIIDDIRRIDGVGRVQSFGAEQAMRIWVSPEKLLSFDITMSEVTAAISEQNVQIAPGAVGAAPIVSGQKVTIPLTVDGQLSSVSGFENIILRALPDGSNVKLSDVATVELGAQTYNFAIREDGNPATSVAVQLAPGANALSTAEAVISRLKEVEETLPQGMRSSVPFNTAPFVKVSIEKVLMTLVEAMVLVFLVMYLFLQNFRYTVIPAIVAPIALLGTLTVMLLAGFSVNVLTMFGMVLAIGIIVDDAIVVVENVERLMHKGMSPKDATKVAMKEITGAVIGMTLVITAVFIPMAFASGSVGVIYKQFSLSMAISILFSAFLALSLTPALCATILRPVDESKVKPGFFRWFNEQFEKLTGRYGNMLTGLLGRMARASAAYIAIVVVLIMGFNALPSAFLPEEDQGYYMTSFQLPSDATQERTLDVIGQFEEQVLSSEGVESNVSILGFGFSGSGPNAALAFTMLKDWDERNGATVNGEIEATQTAMANTTEGMVMSLLPPPIDGLGTSSGFTLRLQDRGNHGTEALKQAEMQLLSLAWESELLTGVYPEGLPAGDSVKLTIDREKAQTLGVPFSSISDTLSAAMGSLYINDFPNNGRMQQVIIQADASARMNVDDVLSLYVQNSNGGLVALSEVVKPRWQSAPLQMVRYQGFPAARIAGSTAPGVSSGEAMAEMERLATQLPKGFTVAWTGQSLQEQQSSAQAPVLMALSMVVVFLVLAALYESWSIPVSVMLVVPLGLIGTLAAVFIRDMPNDVFFKVGMITVIGLSAKNAILIIEFAKQLYEEGQSALDAAVNAAKQRLRPIMMTSLAFGLGVVPLMLASGASSETQQAIGTGVFGGMVAATVLAIFFVPAFYVLVMKFTKRTG, encoded by the coding sequence ATGCCGCAGTTTTTTATTGAACGCCCGGTTTTCGCCTGGGTAATTTCTTTGTTTATCGTACTTGGCGGCATTCTCGCCATTCCTGGTTTACCTATCGAGCGTTATCCGTCGGTAGCGCCGCCCTCAGTAAATATCTATGCCACGTACCCGGGGGCAACGCCGCAAACGATGAATGACGCGGTACTCAGTCTTATCGAGAGGGAGTTGTCTGGGGTAGAGAATCTACTCTATTACGAGTCTTCTGCTGATACGTCAGGCATGGCGCAAATCACCGTTACCTTCGAGCCTGGTACGAACCCTCAGCTGGCACAGGTTGATGTACAGAATAAAATTAAAGCCGTGGAGCCACGATTGCCTCAGGCAGTGAGACAGAATGGTCTGACCGTGGAATCGGCATCCTCAGGATTTCTGATGATGATTGGTTTGCAGTCGGAAGCCAATACCTGGTCTGAAGTTGAACTCAGTAACTATATGGCACGGAACATCATTGACGATATTCGTCGCATAGATGGGGTGGGCCGTGTGCAGTCGTTTGGCGCAGAACAAGCTATGCGAATTTGGGTTAGCCCGGAGAAATTGCTTTCTTTCGACATCACAATGAGCGAAGTGACAGCGGCTATCAGTGAGCAAAACGTGCAAATAGCACCGGGGGCCGTGGGTGCTGCGCCGATTGTAAGCGGACAAAAAGTGACTATTCCGTTAACGGTTGACGGGCAACTCAGTTCGGTGAGTGGTTTTGAAAACATTATTCTAAGGGCACTGCCCGACGGTTCAAACGTAAAGCTATCTGATGTCGCGACAGTAGAACTTGGCGCGCAAACCTATAACTTTGCCATCCGCGAGGATGGTAACCCGGCTACATCGGTGGCGGTGCAGCTAGCGCCAGGGGCTAACGCCTTATCAACGGCTGAGGCGGTCATTTCCAGGTTAAAAGAAGTAGAGGAAACACTTCCTCAGGGAATGCGTTCCTCCGTGCCATTTAATACCGCGCCATTCGTTAAAGTGTCTATTGAAAAAGTATTGATGACGCTGGTGGAAGCCATGGTGCTCGTTTTTCTGGTGATGTATTTATTTTTACAGAATTTCAGATATACGGTGATACCCGCCATTGTTGCACCTATTGCCCTTCTCGGGACCCTCACCGTCATGCTGCTGGCCGGGTTTTCCGTAAACGTGTTGACTATGTTCGGCATGGTGCTGGCTATCGGTATTATTGTTGATGATGCCATCGTGGTGGTTGAAAACGTTGAACGTCTTATGCACAAAGGTATGTCACCGAAAGACGCAACCAAAGTGGCGATGAAAGAAATAACTGGCGCAGTGATTGGTATGACGCTGGTTATTACGGCAGTATTTATTCCCATGGCCTTTGCCAGTGGTTCTGTGGGCGTCATTTATAAGCAGTTCAGCTTATCGATGGCGATATCTATTCTTTTCTCAGCCTTTCTGGCCCTGTCTCTGACGCCAGCGTTGTGTGCAACTATTCTGCGTCCTGTCGATGAATCGAAGGTTAAACCCGGGTTCTTCAGATGGTTCAATGAACAGTTTGAGAAACTGACGGGTCGATATGGCAATATGCTGACCGGTTTACTGGGCAGAATGGCACGAGCATCTGCAGCCTATATTGCCATCGTGGTGGTACTTATAATGGGCTTCAACGCGTTACCATCAGCCTTTCTGCCGGAAGAAGACCAGGGCTATTACATGACGAGTTTTCAGTTGCCTTCTGATGCAACTCAGGAGCGAACACTGGATGTTATAGGGCAGTTTGAAGAGCAGGTGCTGTCCAGTGAAGGGGTAGAATCTAATGTCAGCATACTCGGGTTCGGCTTTTCGGGCTCCGGCCCCAATGCCGCGCTGGCGTTCACCATGTTGAAAGATTGGGACGAGCGCAATGGTGCAACGGTGAATGGCGAAATTGAAGCCACACAAACGGCTATGGCGAACACTACTGAAGGTATGGTGATGTCGTTGCTACCGCCACCGATTGATGGTTTAGGCACATCGTCGGGCTTCACACTCAGACTGCAGGATCGTGGAAATCATGGCACCGAAGCGCTGAAACAGGCGGAAATGCAATTGCTGTCCCTGGCATGGGAAAGTGAGTTACTTACCGGCGTATATCCTGAAGGCCTGCCTGCCGGTGACAGTGTGAAGCTGACTATCGACCGGGAGAAGGCGCAAACGCTCGGAGTGCCGTTCTCCAGTATCAGCGACACCTTATCAGCGGCAATGGGTTCGCTTTATATCAATGACTTCCCTAATAACGGTCGCATGCAACAGGTGATTATTCAGGCTGATGCGAGTGCCAGAATGAATGTGGATGACGTGCTGAGTCTGTACGTGCAGAACAGTAACGGCGGGCTGGTTGCACTGTCTGAAGTGGTTAAACCCCGGTGGCAGAGCGCTCCGCTGCAAATGGTTCGCTATCAGGGCTTCCCTGCCGCCCGCATTGCAGGCAGTACGGCACCGGGGGTATCAAGTGGTGAGGCAATGGCTGAAATGGAACGGCTGGCTACACAGTTACCCAAAGGCTTCACTGTTGCGTGGACAGGTCAGTCTCTTCAGGAACAGCAGTCGTCGGCACAGGCGCCTGTGCTGATGGCACTTTCCATGGTGGTTGTGTTTCTGGTTCTGGCTGCGTTGTATGAAAGCTGGAGCATCCCGGTGTCGGTAATGCTGGTGGTACCGCTTGGCCTCATCGGTACACTGGCGGCAGTATTTATCCGTGATATGCCAAACGATGTATTTTTCAAAGTGGGGATGATCACGGTGATTGGTCTTTCAGCTAAGAACGCCATTCTCATTATCGAATTTGCAAAACAATTGTACGAAGAAGGGCAATCAGCACTTGATGCCGCTGTGAATGCAGCTAAGCAGCGTTTGCGCCCTATTATGATGACATCACTGGCATTCGGATTGGGTGTCGTACCCCTCATGCTGGCATCCGGTGCCAGTTCAGAAACACAGCAGGCCATCGGAACCGGTGTGTTTGGCGGGATGGTAGCCGCCACCGTGCTGGCAATCTTCTTTGTGCCGGCGTTCTATGTGCTGGTGATGAAATTTACGAAAAGGACGGGCTGA
- a CDS encoding DMT family transporter: MKSWLFLGVAIISEVIATSALKASEGFTKVGPSLLVVAGYGAAFYFLSLILKTVPLGIAYAIWSGMGIVLVAVVGWFAFGQKLDAWGVVGMTLIICGVVVLNVLSKSSAH, from the coding sequence ATGAAAAGTTGGTTATTTTTGGGCGTTGCGATTATTTCAGAGGTTATCGCTACGTCAGCATTGAAAGCGAGCGAAGGTTTTACCAAAGTCGGGCCTTCGCTGCTCGTTGTGGCTGGATATGGCGCTGCATTTTATTTTTTATCGCTCATTTTAAAAACGGTCCCGTTGGGCATTGCCTATGCGATTTGGTCGGGCATGGGCATTGTTCTGGTTGCAGTAGTAGGCTGGTTTGCATTTGGCCAGAAACTGGATGCCTGGGGCGTAGTGGGGATGACGCTGATCATTTGTGGCGTCGTGGTATTGAATGTACTTTCTAAGAGCAGTGCGCATTAG
- a CDS encoding glutathione S-transferase family protein produces the protein MLTLCASSGACSQISIIMLEKAQANYALRAVHLAKGDHKTAEYLAVNPKGKVPALLTDTGVITETPAILLFLHAHYPDAGILPADINNVEAVSDLAWFASFFHPLITRYCKPDLLGVTTDVGAVKDVAASQLKSAYQTAEKRLKASPYWYGYDWSATDAYLFWTVNRLKRAGFDFSEFEYVIQHYQQMLASPVIKRALLKEKAL, from the coding sequence ATGCTGACTTTATGCGCCTCGTCAGGCGCCTGCTCTCAGATATCCATCATTATGCTGGAAAAAGCGCAGGCAAATTATGCCCTGCGCGCGGTACATCTTGCTAAAGGCGACCATAAAACGGCGGAGTATTTAGCTGTAAATCCTAAGGGAAAAGTACCGGCTCTGCTGACAGATACAGGCGTGATTACAGAAACACCGGCCATATTGCTGTTTCTGCACGCACACTATCCGGATGCAGGGATACTGCCCGCTGACATCAACAACGTGGAAGCAGTGAGCGATCTGGCCTGGTTTGCCAGCTTCTTTCACCCGCTGATCACGCGTTATTGCAAGCCGGACTTACTGGGCGTAACCACTGATGTTGGCGCAGTGAAAGATGTAGCAGCATCGCAGTTAAAATCGGCGTATCAAACCGCAGAGAAGCGGTTGAAAGCCAGCCCTTACTGGTATGGTTACGACTGGAGTGCTACAGACGCTTACCTGTTCTGGACGGTAAACCGGCTGAAACGTGCTGGCTTTGATTTTTCAGAGTTTGAATACGTTATTCAGCACTATCAGCAAATGCTGGCCAGCCCGGTGATTAAACGGGCACTGCTGAAGGAAAAAGCGCTTTGA